The sequence below is a genomic window from Halostella salina.
CACCGATCGCTGACGACCTCCTCGGGGATGTCCTCGCGGAGCTGGTGCGTGATCGCGCCGCGCCGGATGGTGTGGGGCGACAGGCTGCTCGGACACTCCGAGTAGTGGCCGTACACCGTCGCCTCGCAACTGGCGCGGTCGCGGCCGTGCGGGCAGTCGCCGATGAGACACGGCTGAGTGAGACGGTACACCTCCGACCGTATCTGTCCGGGGCTGAGCCGGCCCTGCTCGCTCGTGATGAGCGGTCGTCGGCCGTGTTCGTCCCGAACGTCGTGCCGGTGGTACTCGATGTACTCGTCGAGCACGTCGCAGTAGTAGTCGTCGAGCGCAATGGGCCGCTCCGCGGGCTCCTGATTCTTCAGCGGCGTGTCCGTCTCCGGTCGGTGCCGTAACCAGAAGCACTTCTCGGCGGGCTCGTAGTCGTCGAGGTCGACCGACCGAAGGCCGCCGAGGCGGATGCCTGTGTGCCAGAGCACGGCCATGATGACGTGCTCGCGGCTGGCGCGCTTGAACCGCTCCAGATAGCTCAGTATGGCGCGGGCGCGGTCCTCGTCGAGCATCTCGTCGCGGGCTTCCTCGCCGCGGTCCACGTCCGGGAGCTTCACGCGCTCGCGCATCCCCGGCTCGACGGCGTCGATCGACGCGCAGAACTCCAGGAACACGCGGAGCGTCGCCAGTTGCCCGCGGAGGGTGACGAGGTTCACGTCGCGCTGTCGCCACACGCGGAAGCGGTGGAGGTCGCGCCCGGAGAGGTCGTTCAGGTTCGTCAGCCCGGTCTCCTCGCACCACTCGACGAACGCGTCGAGCCGATAACTGTGGTTCTGCAGCGTCTTCTTGCTCAGCTCCGGCTCGCGGTGCGAGAGGTAGAGGTCGACGGCCTCCTCGGGCGTGATGGGTTCGAGGTCGTCGCTCATGCGTTGCCCCCGTCGTCGACCTTGCTCCGAGCGCGAGCGAGCAGATTGCTCACCGTTCCCGGCGAGGAGTACCCCTGTTCGCGCTGGTACTCCCGTGGGCCGTAGTCGCCTCGCTCGACGGCGAGGTACGCCGACCGTTCGGCGGGCGTCAGCTCCGACAGGTCGCCGGAGAACCCGCCAAGGGTAGTTTGTCCGGTCATGGTCACGTGTTCCGGATCCGCGGGGCGATCATGTACTCGACAGTCGCGCCGTTCCGCTCGAACGTGAGCCAGATCGGCATCTGGTCGTCCGTGTCGATGTCCACCGGCCCGGCGAGTTTCCCGGTGACAGAGTCGAGGTACTCGTGGGAGAACAGCGAGGTCGACGGTCCCTCGGCGTCGAAGTCGTGTAGGTGGTCGTCCCGGGTAAACTCGAACTCCAGGTCGTCGAGGTCGCCCTCGCCGACGATGAAAAGCGCCTCGTCGTCGGGTTCGACGTGAAAGCCAGCGTGGTCGCTGACGTTCTCGACGCCGTCAACCGCGCGCTTGAACTGGTCCGCGCCGAGGGTCACCCGGTTCGACAGGTCGAGGTCCGGACGGTCCGGGGACTGCCTGACGCTGTCCGGATCGATGAGTCCGACGGAGTAACTGAAGTCGCTGCCATCGACGTCGAGCTTCCGCGTCTCCGGGTCCAGGTACAGCGTGACGATGGCCTCAGATCCGTCGGCGAGGCCGATGGCCGTCTGTAGCTTGCCGATGTTGACCCCGACGACTCCGCCACCGGCGTCGTAGCTCTCGAACTCCCCGGCGGGCAGGTCCGCGAACACGCCCGCGACGTTCGCCGCGTCGATCGCCTCGACGTGAAGCCCGTCGGCGGTCAGTTCGACCTTCGCCTCGTCGACGAACGCGGTCAGGCAGTCGAGGTAGGAGTCGAGCACGCCCGCCTCGACGGTCGCCGTGAACGTCTCGGCCTCCGTCGTCGGCGCGTCGTCGGCCCCTTCGGCTTCGGCGCTCATGCGTTCACCCCGCTCTGAACGCCGCTTCGGTGCGCGCGGAACACGGGGCCGACGCGGTTGCTCACCGTGCCGTCGGTGTCGAGCCAGAGGTGACCGCCACACTCGCACCGCCGGCAGCGGTAGTCGACGCGGCGCTCCGAGTTGCCCCAAGTCATCCGCTCGGCCACGTCGCCGCAGGTGGCACAGCCGAGCGTCTCGGGAGCGTACCGTTCACCGGTACGTTCCGCCCGGACGACCTGCCCGCCGTCGCTGACGACGCGCTTCGACGAGACGGGCGTGACGCCGGTCGGCGCGCAGTTCAGGCCGTGCGACTCGGCCCGGCTGTGGGCGTCGCCGCGGTCGGAGAAGTCGCCGATCTCGCCGCAGTCCGTGCAGCGGACGAGGAACTTCTCGGGATCCTCCGGGTCGTGGACGTACTCGAACCCGAGGTCGTCGTTGCCGTCGCGCTCGACGACGCGGCCGCCGTCGGCGCACAGCTGGGCGCACCGGGCACAGGTCGGCTCCCCGCGCCGGGCGTCGTAGCCGTCGACCGGGCGTCCGCAGGCGCAGCGCCCGGATTCGTGGTCGGCGGACTGGGTGGTGTCGGTAGAATTTTCGGCGTGCGGTGCTTCTCGGATCGCACGGGGCTCCAGCCCCGTAGAGGTTCCAGCGTGCATGCGTTTCTCGGAACCTTACGGGCCGTGTTCCAGCACGGCCCGGCCTCACACCACCAAGAGAGTCATCAACAACCTGCTATGGTCCCGTGCCTCGACAAATGAACCGCTATTTCATAAATGTAATGGAGCGGTACCACAGGCACGATTCAGTCTAAAAAGCACGTTTCCGGGCCTTAACAGAACATACCGTTGAATGAGGTAGTAATGAGACATTCAGGTACGTGGATGACAATATGGGATGATCGTATCTTGGAGGCAATACGCGATGAGGGAGCGGGTAGAGTGGGGAATTTGGGAGACACAGAGGGCATCCGGATCTCGAAACCCCACATCTCTCGGCGGTGTAAGACGCTCGCCGAGCACGGGCTACTGGCACCGCTCGGAAACGGAGTCTATACGATCACCGAACAGGGAGAGGCCTACCTCGATGAAGAGTACGATGCAGAGGCAGAGGCATACATAGATACCGCGTCGAACGACGGACCAACGGCCAGCGAAGATACACGTTCCAACGGATGAGCGATAGGTTCCCCGCTCAGTGGATGTGTACCCTCGACGAACGGATAATTGAGTACGTCGCATCTCAGTCCCTCGCAAGCCCTCCCCTGATGGAGAAAGAGATCGGTTTCGATGCGTCTCGACGGCGGATCTACGAACGGTGTCGAAAGCTCTCGGCAGCTGGTCTCATCGCTCCGATGCACAGCGGTTCGAACCAGTTCGAGATCACGGCGAAAGGTGAGGAGTACCTCGCCGGGGAGCTGGACGCGGAGGATTTGCCGAGGCCGTCGCCACGGGTTGTCTGATTTCGCCATGACTACGTCAGAGTCTTGGAAGAAACAGGTCTCCCGAAGTAGCTCCAAAGCGGTCGTTAGACTGAACAGATGCCGTATCACGCTTGCTTTGACTGTCGCTATAGGATTTATTTATCTCATAGAAGTAGCATTAGCTGGTTCAATACGAAGCGGAGCAGCCTACGAGTATCTTCAGAGTCTCAGGACAACGCTTGGACCCCTATTTGGGGTTATATCTCCTTTTGTACATTCTGATCATGGTCACATTCTTCAAAATTCGCTATTTCTGCTTATATTCGGTTCTCTCGTTGAGCGCCGAACTGAGACTGGTGATTACCTCTTCTTTGTACTCTTCGTTGGGATTGCTGGAAACACCGTAGGAAGCCCTATTCATATTACCAACTCCGTTGGGATCAGTGCGGTGACATATGGATTACAAGCTCGCGAGACCGTTTACCGTTCTGTTCATCTCTACCCGATAAATGAATCTCAGATTGTGGATTGGATAATCTGGGTATCTGCTATAGTGCTAATTGGAAATGAGATACTATCCCCGACATCTGGAGGATCGTATTCCGCTCATCTCTTTGGGATCATTGTAGGCGCTCTGTTTGAATCAGTTAGCGTGGCAAATATTATACACAAGGTGTGAGAGGGTCGTAATGGGATCCACCCTTGAAATCTAATCGGACTCGAGGCGATCTCTCTGAACTTCACATCCGAATAGGTTTGACAGACTTGTCCAGGCTATTACTGGTGCATAATCTATGAAGTTGAAAGAGAGTCCTCATTCGTCAGGGTGGGTTTTGGATGATACACAAGCCAACAGTTCAGTTAAGAAAGTTCGGGGTTCCTCAAGAAGAGAACTTAGCACCAGGGGTTTGCTAATATTCTATCTCTCAAAAATACTGGCAAGAGTATGGTTTCTATCACTGATTGTGATCCTACTTGGCAGAGCTG
It includes:
- a CDS encoding sigma-70 family RNA polymerase sigma factor, producing the protein MTGQTTLGGFSGDLSELTPAERSAYLAVERGDYGPREYQREQGYSSPGTVSNLLARARSKVDDGGNA
- a CDS encoding beta clamp domain-containing protein (Sliding clamp subunit. Responsible for tethering the catalytic subunit of DNA polymerase to DNA during high-speed replication. Proliferating cell nuclear antigen homolog.), whose product is MSAEAEGADDAPTTEAETFTATVEAGVLDSYLDCLTAFVDEAKVELTADGLHVEAIDAANVAGVFADLPAGEFESYDAGGGVVGVNIGKLQTAIGLADGSEAIVTLYLDPETRKLDVDGSDFSYSVGLIDPDSVRQSPDRPDLDLSNRVTLGADQFKRAVDGVENVSDHAGFHVEPDDEALFIVGEGDLDDLEFEFTRDDHLHDFDAEGPSTSLFSHEYLDSVTGKLAGPVDIDTDDQMPIWLTFERNGATVEYMIAPRIRNT
- a CDS encoding PhiH1 repressor, with protein sequence MRHSGTWMTIWDDRILEAIRDEGAGRVGNLGDTEGIRISKPHISRRCKTLAEHGLLAPLGNGVYTITEQGEAYLDEEYDAEAEAYIDTASNDGPTASEDTRSNG
- a CDS encoding rhomboid family intramembrane serine protease, with product MTTSESWKKQVSRSSSKAVVRLNRCRITLALTVAIGFIYLIEVALAGSIRSGAAYEYLQSLRTTLGPLFGVISPFVHSDHGHILQNSLFLLIFGSLVERRTETGDYLFFVLFVGIAGNTVGSPIHITNSVGISAVTYGLQARETVYRSVHLYPINESQIVDWIIWVSAIVLIGNEILSPTSGGSYSAHLFGIIVGALFESVSVANIIHKV
- a CDS encoding tyrosine-type recombinase/integrase, yielding MSDDLEPITPEEAVDLYLSHREPELSKKTLQNHSYRLDAFVEWCEETGLTNLNDLSGRDLHRFRVWRQRDVNLVTLRGQLATLRVFLEFCASIDAVEPGMRERVKLPDVDRGEEARDEMLDEDRARAILSYLERFKRASREHVIMAVLWHTGIRLGGLRSVDLDDYEPAEKCFWLRHRPETDTPLKNQEPAERPIALDDYYCDVLDEYIEYHRHDVRDEHGRRPLITSEQGRLSPGQIRSEVYRLTQPCLIGDCPHGRDRASCEATVYGHYSECPSSLSPHTIRRGAITHQLREDIPEEVVSDRCDVSSEVLDRHYDRRTDREKMEQRRDYITDLDS